In Rhipicephalus microplus isolate Deutch F79 unplaced genomic scaffold, USDA_Rmic scaffold_18, whole genome shotgun sequence, the genomic stretch TAGTTTAGCGACACAAGAGTAGGTTAGGCTGTTGCACAAAGGCTGCTGACACAAAGCCTCCGCTCTAGCGACGGTTGTTATAAGACTACTCATCTTGACCGCAGGGCACTCCGAGAATTGATCTACAAGTAAGTTGCAGCTCGCTGCAACTCGGCTTAAAAATTTTGTATGCACTGTTTCGACATCATCGCCTTCATTTGCGAACGCTTTTAATTTCGACAGCCTTGACAATGCATACACCGTTTAAGCTCGTCGACTCCTCACAATTCACACACCGTCATCATTCGCCACATTTATGTCCAGGACAGAACGATCACCTTACCCAGTGGTTCAAAATTACTGGTAGTAGTTAAAACCGCGTTCGTTCTTTTTTTGGCATCGAATGTCATCGCCAGCTTGGAGTATTACAGAGCGCGCTACTCCAATCCACTCCGCCGTCCTCTCTTTAATTACGCTCATCAAATGTGGTTGAATTCCTCTGCGCCTGCCCCTATCTTAGCATAAAGCTTCAGCCTTATGCCACTAGGcatctgttctttctttctttttcagtggAGAACTATACGAAAGGGGAATCGACCGAAGAAAGTGTCGACCCACCACCTTTCAAAGATCTTCGAGATGACTTTGTTCACATGAAAGTTCAGCCCAACAGCAAGCTTAGAAACCTGCTAGAGTATGCCAAAAAAGCTTTCAAGGTGAGTATTCAAGCAATATAAACGAGGGTAAGTTATTTTCGAGAGTCTATTCGCCAACGCTGTTTGTTTTACAGGACGAAGCAAAAAGGCAGATGGTGTTCACCGGCTCTGGTCACGCTCTAGCAAAAACCATCTCGTGCGTCGAAATTATGAAGCGAAAGCACAAGGCAGGTCCCTCTTTTCTTGCAAAGCTTGTCTAAAGAGTGCTGTAAGGAAATAAAGTGCGACCTTGCAGCACTCTCTAGATTCAAGATACACAAGAATGTGTGGTCTGCAGGAAAATGTGGCTCATCATAACTCCTTTCGTGTCATATTTAACCCCGATTTAGACTAAAGCTGtccaaattgatttttttttacatttcttgcCAAAATTTTTTAACTCATCTTTGCGTATGAACTGGTGTCTACATTTGTTTCCGAACGATATGCATGGCACAGTCTCCCACAAACACTGAAAGATGCCGAGACCAAGCGAACTAATCCATGGcagagtgaaagaaaaaaagtacaatgaatgAGCTCCTCTCATCAATGTTTTGTTCATGTAGAAGAGGCTAAGCAGTGGCACTTTGCTGTAGAACATAAGTCAGTCTGTCATTAAATCAAGTATTTCTTATTCACTAGCAGAGTGTTCTACAACTCTAGGCAGAagtgacagggggggggggggcggtgctttttttttttttttgtcatgtttgTCGAAGCAAGTCAAATTGGCATATGAGAATGCTCGTGACAAATCATTTAAGAACAAGGAAAGTAGCACACTGTGCACAACACATGATAAGCTGTTGCCTTATATGTTTCTCATATCTTTTTTTGCATGCCGTTTTACTTTATGCTTCATCTGATAATTCATTTGAGAAGGTACTAATCGAGTTTATACACATACAGGGGGTGCATCAAGTGAACAAGATCCTGTACAAGAAGTGAGTAGTGCCATGTCTTTTAAAGTGATTGTGTTCGTTCTCACACACTTTGGTGAAATGGACAAGGGTTCTTATTGCCATTAATTTTTGTCATGTAGAGTCGAAGACTGCTGGGAACCTAAGTCACCGGAATTTGACAGGTTGAAAATTGTCCGAGAAATACCGACAATGCACATACTTCTGAGCAAAGATCCAGTTGATACAACGCAGCTAGGGTAAGTAGTGCCGACTTTGGCTAAAGCTGCATTGTAGGCAGTGGGCGATGCGCGCAAGTATGGTTTTGCTGCATGTcctgtttattgaatgaaggagatgTTTATCTGAATTTTACGCATTAAGCCAAGCTCGTATTGACTGACCTGTGCAGCTGGTGGTGTTCCTAGAGACCTCCTCACCCATGGCTACCAAAGAAGTAATGAATAAAACAAAGCAAATTTTCTTTCCTTGTCGGGTATTTGCACTTAGGTCCTCCCGGTATGAAAGAGAGTGCCTCGAACATTAGGCCACACGCTAATGCTTGCCCATTGTGAACTGAACTGAAGGACATGGATGTGTTCTAGCAACAATGAAAGAAACAATTGGCCAACAGTTCACTTGCAGTGGGCGCTTCGTAGAAATATTTCACGTTGGTGGACTAAAAGCAAATTGCTGGGCAACGCCTAAGGTTGATATCAGGAATTTCACATTTCAGAAAAATCCAGACTTCCAAGAAAATTGAATGATTGCATGATGGTCCTTTCATTGGGCTGTTCTGCTGACTGATTAACATAGAAAGAGCATGAAAGACACCATGGTGATTCCAGCTGAAAACAGTGTGTTAgggacgaagaaagaaagaaatgaaaagcagTAAGTCAGTCATACCCATGCCATGCTTCGCTTTCCCCAATTTGGGAAAAGCTCCTGAATTTTTTGGTAGCCTTCACTTTTCACATACTACAGTGCTTCCCTACGAAAAGGATTCAGTTGATACGCAGCCATGAAGGTTGGCAGCCCATGGTTCCATTCAGAAATATTTTCTCTTTCGTGGTCAAAGGAAAGATGACATTGATCAATCAAACTATTTAAGGTAACACTGATATGAAAGCCAGCTGGCAGTTTTaagtttttctttcttcactaaGCTACACAAGTAACACCTTATACATGTGCAGGGGGCATCTTCCTATTCTGTGATATGATGCAATTTGTTGGGCACTTCCCTACATTGTGAAATGATGATTGTGATGCAGTGTGCGACAACTACACTTGCAGTAGTCGCCTCGCGGGAGTTTACATTGGGCTtggaaaggctgctcttccagctttcactgcaGGTGTGCTGTGCGTTTCTCACAGACCTGGCATTTTATTGGTGAAAATTGATGGTGTGTCAGAATGGAGCTAGAGGCACGAGGTGGCAAGGTTCGGGAAGTTTGGTTCAGCCACTGTCCTTCACCCCTGCAAAAAAGTAAAAGCGTCAAATTCATGATGTCATCCCAGCATTCAGGTCCCAATATTTTcgagtgtcaaaaaaaaaaaaaagctgccctgCCTGCGTGGGAcacgcagcgcagtcacagcaaaagctgaagagcggcctttcagagccttttttgaaCACTATTTGGGTAACAGCTACATgaacacttgcagggtacccactatgcccCAAATTATTTGTGTTGTAGGGAGGCATTCACTAGATCATCTTACGTCATTCTTTAGATAAGTGTGGCAcctgctacacacttgcaaatAATATTGCGCAATTTATTATGCTGTGGCCGACAACGTGGAAGAATTATGCCTAGTGCTATAGTGAAGGGGGTTGTACCATTCAATAACCCACTCGTTATGCGATTCAAAATGTGCGACGCGTGCCTGTTTTTTAGCAGTTCTAAAGCGCTGTATTACACACATTAATGCGGTTCCTTTCCCGACACGAAGCCTGCCCATGGTCAGTTTACAACAGCGTTCCAAGAACCGACgagctcagtgatagaatacttgaCTGGCACACAGAGGACCTGGGTTCAAATCTTATTATGTTcttggcaatttttttattttgcgtgatagtggttacagacaccacaACCGAGTGCAACTACAATGCACGtaacccttgttgtgatctcgtgTAAAATGAGACTGACCTTCAGTGATAGCCAACCAACGTAAGTTCTGAAATTAATTACAAAATTGATCAGAAAAATAACTTAGTCTTAGCTGATTTATGACTTTTAAACCGTGAAATTGATTGATCATTACCAATGTCTGAATAAAATTATAGCCTCTACTAACTTATTGAACTGTTGTTTGCAGTAACAGTTCACAGGAGCCAATCTTCTGTCGTCATCCGTTGTTTCCATTTCTTCAGGTACCAGGCACCCGGATGCACCGATGGCAGCTGGTCTACAGAACAGAAGTCAATGAAGCCGAGAAAGAAACAGTTCCCAAAGAGGACACCTCGCAGACAGAAAACACAGCAGTCTGAAGAGCAGTGAATGTACAGTGGAGAACGTACTTGTAAATAAAGCCATTCTCAATGTTTTCTGCTTAAGTTGTCTCGCTAGAAGAAATGCAAATAACTCGTATTCCATTGATTATAAGCAGCCTGTTTGAGAGAGATGAGCACTGCACTGGCTTTATATATGAACTTCCGAACACCGAGTGACAAACATACTAAATAGGCAAGTTTTCCAGGCTACTATGTATTAGTGCAGAGACAGAATAAAAAGTGCAGACTAGTATACTACGTTCTTATAGCGAAAATGTGCAGAAAAATTACTCAAGAAAACATATGACAAATCATGCTGCTTCACTGCTTGTATTTTTGCAGacggcacatgcgtttacttctGAGCACTTATGCAATCCACCGAAGCAAAAAATCACTTCTCCATTGTTTACATTCTTTTTATTGATCTGGTACCCAGCTGGCAATGAAACGTGCACTTCTCATTCCAAATTGTCCTTGGGAACTCTGAACAACCTATTTCACAAATGACGAAATGAACAGCAAGGCTGCAGTATGCATGAATAAACCCACAACTGAAAATCTTT encodes the following:
- the LOC142785104 gene encoding ribonuclease P protein subunit p25-like protein isoform X2; this encodes MENYTKGESTEESVDPPPFKDLRDDFVHMKVQPNSKLRNLLEYAKKAFKDEAKRQMVFTGSGHALAKTISCVEIMKRKHKGVHQVNKILYKKVEDCWEPKSPEFDRLKIVREIPTMHILLSKDPVDTTQLGYQAPGCTDGSWSTEQKSMKPRKKQFPKRTPRRQKTQQSEEQ
- the LOC142785104 gene encoding ribonuclease P protein subunit p25-like protein isoform X1: MWCQKSSYERERRQRSCHRGAELYSLAKLTAKTWTNRRRTTEFERLTVPTWEHALPMSFKNTRCLHRTSPSALFSRHGCSGLSMNAWMWRTCTVVENYTKGESTEESVDPPPFKDLRDDFVHMKVQPNSKLRNLLEYAKKAFKDEAKRQMVFTGSGHALAKTISCVEIMKRKHKGVHQVNKILYKKVEDCWEPKSPEFDRLKIVREIPTMHILLSKDPVDTTQLGYQAPGCTDGSWSTEQKSMKPRKKQFPKRTPRRQKTQQSEEQ
- the LOC142785104 gene encoding ribonuclease P protein subunit p25-like protein isoform X3, translated to MKVQPNSKLRNLLEYAKKAFKDEAKRQMVFTGSGHALAKTISCVEIMKRKHKGVHQVNKILYKKVEDCWEPKSPEFDRLKIVREIPTMHILLSKDPVDTTQLGYQAPGCTDGSWSTEQKSMKPRKKQFPKRTPRRQKTQQSEEQ